The proteins below come from a single Alnus glutinosa chromosome 9, dhAlnGlut1.1, whole genome shotgun sequence genomic window:
- the LOC133876806 gene encoding secreted RxLR effector protein 161-like, protein MSMIGELTYFLGLQVKQTSEGIFISQAKYAKDLVKQFGLDRKSHARTPMSTNVKMSTDLTSKQMDLTLYRSMIGSLLYLMECRPDIAFSVGVCARFQPNPKESHLTIVKRIIRYVNATVNYGICFSRETNIVLAGYSDANWAGNDRKSTSGGCFYMGTNLVAWMSRKQALISLSTAEAEYIAAGSCCTQLLWMKKLLCDYGSTQDTMVIHCDNTSAINISKNLVQHS, encoded by the coding sequence atgagtatgataGGTGAGTTGACATATTTTCTGGGGTTGCAAGTTAAACAAACTTCTGAAGGGATATTTATCTCTCAAgcaaaatatgcaaaagattTGGTGAAACAATTCGGTCTAGATAGGAAAAGCCAtgctcgtactcccatgagcacaaatGTCAAAATGAGTACTGATCTAACAAGCAAACAAATGGATCTTActctttacagaagtatgattgGCAGTCTTCTCTATCTCATGGAATGCCGaccagatattgccttcagtgttGGAGTTTGTGCCAGATTCCAAcctaatcctaaggaatctcatcttacAATTGTCAAGCGCATCATCAGGTACGTAAATGCCACTGTTAATTATGGTATATgtttttctagagaaacaaatattgtgcttgcaggatactctgatgcaaaTTGGGCTGGAAATGATAGGAAAAGCACCTCTGGTGGTTGTTTCTATATGGGTACAAAtctggtagcttggatgagtcggAAACAAGCCTTAATTTCTCTTTCCACTGCAgaagctgagtatattgctgctggAAGTTGTTGTACTCAGTTATTATGGATGAAGAAATTACTCTGTGATTATGGCTCCACTCAAGACACTATGGTCATTCACTGTGACAATACCAGTGCCATAAACATTTCAAAGAATCTAGTTCAGCATTCTTAG